The Malaclemys terrapin pileata isolate rMalTer1 chromosome 2, rMalTer1.hap1, whole genome shotgun sequence nucleotide sequence TTGCTCACCTATGTGAGTAAGTAGTTTACCATGTGGCCCTTAGAAAATGAATTGCTAGGTCTGATGGTGAACTCAAAAATCAATAACCTGGGAACTGtttaagggcccagtcctgcattccttgcacccTGGAAACTCCCAGTGATACTAAGAAAACCATCGAGAGTTTGGGATGTGGCAGGAATACAACTTGGGACCCAAATCTCAACTCTGATATTTTAGCATTTTATGGCAGCAGAAAACACAATTTGATGGTCTTTAAGGTATTTTGTCAAGTTCCAGACAGACTAAAAGTGACAACTTTAGGAAAACTGGGTCAGCTCCAGCAAAGAATTGAGAGtctcaattcccactgatttcaatagttgAGGTTGTTCATCTTTTTAAAGATTTGATGGGCTCTTCCACTGCACAAGATATGGTTCACTAAACCCTATTGTTAATACAGGTTCCAATCCaattgcaggattgagacctTACCAAAAAAAGTGAAACTACTAAACTATGTACCAGGCTTTGAAGATATCTCTGAGGTAAAAAGGCACCTTGTTCTCCAATTACCTGCACTGGTCTAAGTCAGGAGTAACTTCCCACAAGTcaagttacacctgtgtaaaactGGATAAGTGAggggaaaaatcaggcccatagttcCCACTCTTGACCTATTATTTGTCTGGCTGCGGACACTTTTCGGAAAGGATATTTTACTACAGCAGTgagacagcagcagcaaaagctagatatttttcttttttcttttaaacagaagtTTGGGTTCCAGAGTAATAGCAGAAAAGTCCTAAACATCTGCAAATCAGAACTGTTTTTCACATATGCAATTTCCCCCTTGCCAGAGCTGTAAAAGTTTAAACTACAGGCTGCCAGGAATTTAGAGAAGGCCCATTAAATCCTTCAAGCCCACTTAATTTGGCTTAATGGATATATTTTACAGGGGCCTTCGCTCTAATGACAAGTGTATTCGAAGTTTGGCAAAGGTATAGATTAACTTTCTTTCCTTACCAGCAGAGACCAGGACAACTGCCGTAAACAAACTCATTTCCTCATCATTAAGTTGCAGGCCACTTAGTTTCTCGCTAAATTCAAACATGGAGTTGAGTAGATCGCCAGCTCCCATTGAATGCAGATCATCCACACTGTACTTCTTTCCACTAAGAAAGGTGACAGTACGTTCCTTCGCATCAAATAAAGACGCAAACCGTACCATTAAAACCtggcaaaagagaaaaaagaaaatataggtAGATTTGTATAGAtctaaagagaaaataaaactaattttacAACACTCAAACAGTTCATTCCTATCACTTAGCATCTTGATTAGAAATAGACAGTACCCCACTTAGCGCTAAAGAATGATGCAAGGTACATCCATGAAATCTGGAAGAATAAAGAAAATTAGCTGTTGTttgacgggggagggggaggagggatagcagAGCTAAAACTTAAGCCTCAGACATCCTGAGCCATAAAGAAAACACTATTCACAAATGCACCAGTATGAGGGCTTGTTTATAGCTactgaacaaacaaaaatattcatggTTTTAGAAGAAATGTTTTCTTCGCCCTGTGTGTGTGGGTAGCAAGTAACAGTATCAAGCTATATCCTCTCCTGCAGTAAACtggaatagttccattgatttcaatggtgctaTGGTGacttatatcagctgaggagGTAGCCCACGGTGTGTTGTCTGTAAAAGTACTATGCCACTGCTGGGTTTTCACAGGCAATGTTAGTGAACCTCAGTGGAAAAGAACAGAATGTGTGTCCTTGGAAAGACTAACACAACAGAGCTTGACATTACACCTTGTCTGTAGCTTCCAACTGGGGATATATTTTTGGTATCGGCACCTCTTTTTGAGCATTTACAACTGTCAAACTTTGCCTCCTTGTTCTCAGCTGCACTGTGAATTTTTTCCATGTGGAATGGTTAGTAAGGTTCCATTTGCTCAATGTTTAATAACTCCCGACATGTTCCATTGTTTAAATATAATGTACAGAACTGCCACCTTCTGACTTAGATAAAATAAAAccaacttcattttaaaatgtccaacttGCTTTGTGTTATGGCCTTGATTCCTcgcccgtcccctcccccccccccccccccccaaaaacaaaacaggctgctggtgtgcagtGACTGCCTGTCATCCTGACCAGTACTGTCTCACTGTTTACCTGCActccccccatctgtctgtatctacctgttgtctcttgtcttatgttagtgtgtaagttctttgggcagggactgttggTAGCACCAGGGCACTTGTACAATGCAAGGTTAGGTCCTTAGGAAAGGGATCCTTGAAGGCCCGGGAAGCTGCCTGGTGCGAAAtgctgggggggcggaggggggcagggtgttaggaccagatccacaaaggcattcgactgcctaactcctattgatctGGGCCTTAAGCAGTTGACTGACAGGCTAGAGCTAGGCACGTCCTTCAGCTCAGGATTCTCAGCTGGACCCTTTCCTGGAATTAagcacctaagccaggtcagcccaTGCCTCAGCAGCCCAAACCCAGACCTTTCTAGTAGAAAACGAGACACACCCTCACACAGCCAATCGCCCAGTGGTCAGAGCAATTATCTGTGCTACGGGAGGCCTGATTTGAAGCCTCTGCTTtgtctgatttggagcaggggcaTGAACCAACATCACCCACATCCCAGGTGCTTGCCCTAACACCAGGCTCCTGGCTTTTCTGGGGACTTGCTCAATCTCTCCTCTTGAAGTTGTTCCATTTATCAGCTATTCATTGGGACAGGgatctgaacctgggtctcccacatcccacattGTGTGCCCTACTCACACAAACTTAATCCGGTCCCGGTTGTCTCTTATGACTAGCAGCGGATCTTAAGCGTGCTCTGAGAATGCATCTTGGAGCGGGCCTTGCTGGggacatcgggggggggggggagggggcggagcctaGTCTGAGAAACCCACGAAGGCTTCTGTTTAAGCAAGAGCTCGGTGCAGCTTGTTAGCTGTGGGACAGCATCAGGACCTAGGTGGCTCTGCTCACGCGTACAGGTGGAAACTCTATGTGGGTAGGCAACAGCTAAGCACTGATTTTGACAAGTTATAACTGGCACCTAAATAGTGGACTCAGGTGCCTAAagagggagttaggcacctaaatacccttaaggatctggcccaggagCACTATAATATTGTGGGTTCACTTTCAACACCCAAGAAATATATGCTGTGGTGAATTTTAGCACCATGCGGAAGCTTATGCAAAATAGTTTAAATGGGCCATGAACAGTGGACAGGTCTGGGCCTGGCTTTCTGCAATGGGGAATTtcactgcaaggtgctgaacacccccTGCTGCCACAATTTTCCCTGGAAACTGAAAATGCTCAGAACTTCACAGGATGGAGCCCCAGAAGTGTGGAGTCACTAGCCTAAAATAAAGACTCTTCTAGGTGAACAGGGCGTTAATTCTGGACTTCAAACCATATGGCCCACTCCTTAGCTGCTGTAAACCAGCACAGTTCAACTGAAGCGCTTGAGGCTATGCCTGTTTACACCAGGGGAGGATCTAGAGCTAAAATCCAGAGTGTAAAATAAAATCTAGACTCCACATAGGAATTTTAGACAGGAAGTCAAACTGGTGTTTTCAAAAGGGGCCTCAATCATTTGTGCTTGTGCGTGATTGTGTCTTGGAAGGCATCTCATTTGTACTGATGTACAAAACTACACACAAGTGATTGTACATGCACAAAGAGAGGCTGTACTTAGAGAATTTGGCTCCCTGATGTTTCAATCTATATTAACGACAGCTCCAGTGACTCCTGGGATTGTCTTTCACTGGCTCATCACTTTCAACTATTGtaattttggttttgcttttaaattttggTCAGATGCCCAGAGGCCTTTTGACATTGGCACTGCCCCACTGACATCTAGCTATTCATTACACTGTTATGTATAAACGAGGGAATAAAGGTAAGCACGTGGCCAGCCAGATCTATTTATTATTTTCCAAGGATATGTCTGAACACTGAGAGCACCTTTGcatatggaaacattttattgatGATGCTGATCACTGGTGTGAAGACAGAAGAATGGGGTTCACAAGTTCAGGTGCTGAAGTGCCAGAGGGAAGGTTTAAACTTGCTAATGTGGTTGTTCTGTtttaaggagtaatggtctcaagttgcaatgggggaggtctaggttggatattaggaaaaactttttcactaggagggtggtgaagcactggaatgggttacctagggaggtggtggaatctccttccttagaggtttttaaggtcaggcttgacaaaaccctggctgggatgatttagttgggaattggtcctgctttgagcagggggttggactagatgacttcccgaggtccctttcaaccctgatattctattattctaatttaTCCCCCCAGCTTGATGACGGTCTCCGCTCTGTGGAGCCTAAAACATGTAGAATTTTTCCGACAGGAATCAGTCTTTTTGTATAATTTGAGCAAGAATTTTAATGGTTACTTCAGGAAAAGATGTGCTGGGGAGAGGTGATAGTGTAGGCTAAGTACAAGTATGGTAATGAAAACGTAAGATAGGGCACTGGAAGGGGGAGCAGTCAGAAGTAAAGAGAAACTAACACAGAAGATGCCAGGACCTGGATCTGAGTTTCACAGTGTAACACGTGCCTCTCACGCCAACAATTGACCATTCTAGAACTGTGCAATTTAATGCATTATCAGTGAAGAAAGCAAGGGACCCAACAACTTTCAAGAGAAAATGATTTCTTCAATGCAAGTAAACCCACAGTCCAATATTcctgcttaaaaataaatgttatagaAACCAGACCTGTCTGAATGAGACCTTGAATTCTGTGGGGTCAGGTCTCCTCCAGTCATGCAAGCTTAACTCCACTAATAATAGTGTGCATCACACACAGAGAAGGACACGCCACTAAATAAAGGTCATCAAGTGAGGGACACTGACTAGTTGTAACACCACATCAGGAGTCCTTGCATTATTAACCAGCTGATACCAATTTACATACAGTACATAATGACCATATGCAAGCATGACTTGTCATAAAGAGCTGGTGGTGCTAAGGCCCACTACTAATGACCCAGCTATCAGCCACGTTGTAGACactatgtagtatctacagtgtagCTACTGTATTACTGAGTAAAGTTCCAGCTAGTGACACTAGGGGATACTGGAGGCTCCAGTGACTGCAGTACCCCCGGTTACCACCGGAGGGACTCCTGTGCAAATGGAATCACTCTAGCCCCATCAGCTCTTTCTGCAGGAGAGACTTCAGGCAGCAGAGGAAACAGGTGCAGAACAGAGAACATGAGCCTCTGTGGGGCGAGTAATTCAGATTAGACCCATGGAAGCAAGGTTGCTACCTgcagcctctccctgctgccccataGTTCTGGGCTAAGCAACAGGTagctatttaaaagaaataaatgatgagttctggggtgagggaggaggtggagcaggttCTCAGCTGTCTAAGTCTGGGAAAAGGGTTTCTGGTTGAAAGGTTTTGCTGAGCTGACACAAAACTATGAACCCTGCTGGGGCTTAAGTGAAGTTAACAGGCTCCAGATGTGAacaagattctcagctggtgtaacctgCTATTGCTTTATTGACATTAATATGCCATTGTAcccattgaggatctggctccatCTCTCTAATGGAGCAATCGCATACCCTGGGGGAAGTTTGATTCCAGATTGAGACACATGCATCTCTGTTAATAAGGCATAAGATTGCTGCACAGTCAGCCCAACATCTAAAGCATGAAGGATGTTGGCAAGACATTCGCTGAGATTCTCACCTCAAAGGTCCCAGCTTTTAGAAGATTGACCTGGTCGTGCTGGGAAAGATCTCGGAACCCTGGAATGCGTTTTGCGAACTCCACCACTTCTTTCACTGCAGGGGTGAAGCTCATCGAAAATTCTTCCCAGACTTCATGGCCACTCTTACTTGGGTCCACAAAGGGAGTCTTGCTCATTGGACAAACCTagaattttcacacacacacaaaaaacccctcTTCAAATTATATTCCACATTTTAACCAATCTTTGAAAGAAGCAGACTCGGTGTTTAGGACACCATCACGCTAATCATACAACAGATAAAATAGGAATATTCATTAGTTAAGTAACAGGGATATTTTATGCAGCTCCATTAAATATCAGTTTAAAATTTTGCTAACGTTGGCTGCTCCAACAATGAAATTAGGGAAAGCTACTACCATGCAGGGAATCGAAACTGAACACCCCATTTCTGATCTCACTCTCTCTGGCTCCTATAGTTATCCCTGAATCTGCCCTCACTTACTCCACTGTAAACCAGGATCAAAAAATCTAAACTGCTCTTTTACTCCTGGAATGGGTGGGGAAGAGAATGCTGGTGGGAAAGCATGTTCAGACACTGGCTGTCATCCTGTTGTCATCTCAGGGACGGCTGTGACGAACTCCAGAGAAAGACAAACACCAGTGTCAAGCAAGATCTGCTCAGCGTTTAGGAGAGTAACCATGATACACCAGTCTTGTCTGAAATCTAGGCAGACTAGCAAGACTGGGAATTATTAGTAACGCTATAGGGCCTACAGCCACAACTGGAGGTCTGAGCCCCACTGGGCTAGGCACTGGCCACACACAATAaagaagtccctgccccaaagagcttacaaataaGGGGATTCTCAGGGAGCTGAGAAAAGCTTGAAGGATCGTCAGAAACTAGGAAGTGGAAAAGTTTAGCCAATTTGTACTTGAAGGTTTGCAATTATGGAGCATAACAGAACAAGAACTGGAGTATTTCCTATGTTCCCCTTCCCCAGTCTGTTCCACCTGGcaaagacagaaagagagagagagagagtctacttTAAGGGAAAAAAAGGCAGCTACTgcaaggtaaaggtgggggggcttatttAAAAATGGGGCAAAGGAAGGGAAATATGCAGCATTGTTGCGTGACTTAAATCAGTTAAGGTGATCAAAGAGGCTGCAACAAGGAAATGCTTTCTGGTATGATGCTGCTACTGGACAGTCCTAGATGAGTGGGGATAAAGAAAGGGAGGGACCCGTCCTTGTAAATCCTATCACTGGCTCAGAGTTTAAATTGTTGTAGGGGTAGAAGGACAGGTTTGTTGTGAACAGCCCAGAAGCCTCCAAATCCAAATGTTTTAAGTAGTTTCCATAAAAACATCTgatctcaaataaataaataaataaacctagccctaaaaaaaattaaattaaattaaattaaataaaaaaatgaccATTCTGACAAGATGAGCAAGTACTAAAAGACCTTGGTAAAAACAGACTTAAATCAACTAGACTAATTCTAGGGacgaaatcctgaccccactgaagtccttACTGACTTCCGGTGATCAAAGTTGCACCTCAGAACTCGTGCTtggatactttttaaaatatacttcaaGTTAGTGTATCTAcctttgtaaattattttaaaggttttatCCCTAAGAGGAAAAGGGTGGAAAAGGACTTAGTGATTCATAGGGCTCACTTTTCCAAGAAACCTACTGTAACCTGATTTTCAACTATATCTTTTATGTGCTTTAGTTGAAAACAGACTATCTGGCAGCTAAAAGCATTGTTAGACGAACCATCTCAATTGCTTGATTGCAAATCCCATACACAGTGTAAGCTGTGGATCTCTATCTAGTAGTTCTTTACCCTAAACTCCGTTGGGTGCTATCTGGGTCTCCACTATAGACCAAATTAATCTGTGTGCAACTTCACTGATTCTGGGGCTACACTTGGTCCATCTGTATTTATAGATCATCAAAAACATATGGCAAAAAGTGTCTCCCTGCACCAGCAACAACAGACATTACTGTACCAGGTGCATTCTCCCTCCAGTGTTGCATGAGTAAATATTCATGTTCTCATTTGCCGAAAACCCATCTTCTGGGATCCTTTCACACATTCTTTGAGTATAACCATTGATAAAGTTCATACAGTGGCCATTTGTGAAACAAACGGTGCGCCCATTTGGATAACGCATTACATTTCTCCCTTTGTATTGTCCAGCAAGATGTTGCTCACTCTCGGTATAATGGGTGTCACTAAGCCCACTGCTACAATGGTCACTATTCAAACTATATTGCTCAGGGTTCTTCGGAATTCTTTCCCCGCTCTGTGGCTGCCTGGCCTCAGCTGGGTTTTCTGATTGCTCCTGGTTGTACATGAAGGTGTCCTTGTGGGCTCTGGTCACCATACCAATCACTTCTTCCTTTGCAATgtcagagggaggaggaggagatggactTTTGATGTTTTCGAGCTCTTGTTGGGGTTTGGATGTAAGCTCTTCTTGAGATGACAGGGGCGCTTGCTCCTGATGCTCTGTTAATGTTTCATTTGGCAAGTGACCATTGAACTGGCTGTTCATCATGGTCTTCATGGCACTTTGCATTTCAATCAGCATCCTCTGTTTTTCACGTTTAGGAATGCGGCCAAATCGAACagctaaggaagaaaaaaaaaggttttagttACACAGGTGCACGCCAAATTCAGTCAAGAAAACCAGTACACACAAAACTGATAATCTTGCCTTTTTACGCTCGGGC carries:
- the NR1D2 gene encoding nuclear receptor subfamily 1 group D member 2 isoform X3 gives rise to the protein MVLLCKVCGDVASGFHYGVHACEGCKGFFRRSIQQNIQYKKCLKNNNCSIMRMNRNRCQQCRFKKCLSVGMSRDAVRFGRIPKREKQRMLIEMQSAMKTMMNSQFNGHLPNETLTEHQEQAPLSSQEELTSKPQQELENIKSPSPPPPSDIAKEEVIGMVTRAHKDTFMYNQEQSENPAEARQPQSGERIPKNPEQYSLNSDHCSSGLSDTHYTESEQHLAGQYKGRNVMRYPNGRTVCFTNGHCMNFINGYTQRMCERIPEDGFSANENMNIYSCNTGGRMHLVCPMSKTPFVDPSKSGHEVWEEFSMSFTPAVKEVVEFAKRIPGFRDLSQHDQVNLLKAGTFEVLMVRFASLFDAKERTVTFLSGKKYSVDDLHSMGAGDLLNSMFEFSEKLSGLQLNDEEMSLFTAVVLVSADRSGIENVNSVEALQETLIRALRTLIMKNHPNEASIFTKLLLKLPDLRSLNNMHSEELLAFKVHP
- the NR1D2 gene encoding nuclear receptor subfamily 1 group D member 2 isoform X1 — encoded protein: MEVNAGGVIAYISSSSSASSPASCHSESSESSFQSSSSPVPSSPNSSASESSCNSRSSEGSDGAPKNDQLDDAVKTSWSSAAGLTKGHGGLTKFNGMVLLCKVCGDVASGFHYGVHACEGCKGFFRRSIQQNIQYKKCLKNNNCSIMRMNRNRCQQCRFKKCLSVGMSRDAVRFGRIPKREKQRMLIEMQSAMKTMMNSQFNGHLPNETLTEHQEQAPLSSQEELTSKPQQELENIKSPSPPPPSDIAKEEVIGMVTRAHKDTFMYNQEQSENPAEARQPQSGERIPKNPEQYSLNSDHCSSGLSDTHYTESEQHLAGQYKGRNVMRYPNGRTVCFTNGHCMNFINGYTQRMCERIPEDGFSANENMNIYSCNTGGRMHLVCPMSKTPFVDPSKSGHEVWEEFSMSFTPAVKEVVEFAKRIPGFRDLSQHDQVNLLKAGTFEVLMVRFASLFDAKERTVTFLSGKKYSVDDLHSMGAGDLLNSMFEFSEKLSGLQLNDEEMSLFTAVVLVSADRSGIENVNSVEALQETLIRALRTLIMKNHPNEASIFTKLLLKLPDLRSLNNMHSEELLAFKVHP
- the NR1D2 gene encoding nuclear receptor subfamily 1 group D member 2 isoform X2, which produces MKCTDATPRPGTASSQCKVVPTGHIVLWPTKFNGMVLLCKVCGDVASGFHYGVHACEGCKGFFRRSIQQNIQYKKCLKNNNCSIMRMNRNRCQQCRFKKCLSVGMSRDAVRFGRIPKREKQRMLIEMQSAMKTMMNSQFNGHLPNETLTEHQEQAPLSSQEELTSKPQQELENIKSPSPPPPSDIAKEEVIGMVTRAHKDTFMYNQEQSENPAEARQPQSGERIPKNPEQYSLNSDHCSSGLSDTHYTESEQHLAGQYKGRNVMRYPNGRTVCFTNGHCMNFINGYTQRMCERIPEDGFSANENMNIYSCNTGGRMHLVCPMSKTPFVDPSKSGHEVWEEFSMSFTPAVKEVVEFAKRIPGFRDLSQHDQVNLLKAGTFEVLMVRFASLFDAKERTVTFLSGKKYSVDDLHSMGAGDLLNSMFEFSEKLSGLQLNDEEMSLFTAVVLVSADRSGIENVNSVEALQETLIRALRTLIMKNHPNEASIFTKLLLKLPDLRSLNNMHSEELLAFKVHP